A stretch of the Cellulomonas sp. WB94 genome encodes the following:
- a CDS encoding LacI family DNA-binding transcriptional regulator, with protein MNARDVARVAGVSVSTVSRALAKPDEVAPETLARVLDTARGMGYRPNLTARGLITGHRGAIGLVVPDLENPFFSSVTKGVQNRARAAGYAVMIADSDEDPSQEADLVREMSRHVDGIVLCSPRAPDSVIHELAQECVLALVNRRCGELPAVLIDNLDGVRKAMAHLRALGHRTIAYVGGPAMSWSSQERLAAARLVAAEHADTELIDLGSFKPYVSGGVAAADVLIASGATAVLAYNDLVALGLLERLRQRGVAVPHDISVVGVDNIPMSALSSPALTSVGIPLVNCGRAGVDMLLGLLRDPSAPATHHHDLSFQLVVRESTGPLAAERGLRSTA; from the coding sequence GTGAACGCCCGCGATGTCGCCCGGGTTGCCGGGGTGTCCGTCTCCACCGTCTCCCGCGCGCTCGCCAAGCCGGACGAGGTCGCGCCGGAGACCCTGGCGCGCGTCCTGGACACCGCCCGGGGCATGGGCTACCGCCCCAACCTCACGGCAAGGGGCCTCATCACCGGTCACCGTGGCGCGATCGGGCTGGTCGTCCCTGACCTCGAGAACCCGTTCTTCTCGTCCGTGACGAAGGGCGTGCAGAACCGCGCCCGCGCCGCCGGCTACGCCGTGATGATCGCGGACTCCGACGAGGACCCCAGCCAGGAGGCCGACCTCGTCCGCGAGATGAGCCGGCACGTCGACGGCATCGTCCTGTGCTCCCCCCGGGCACCCGACTCGGTGATCCACGAGCTCGCCCAGGAGTGCGTCCTCGCGCTCGTCAACCGACGTTGCGGCGAGCTCCCCGCGGTGCTGATCGACAACCTCGACGGGGTGCGGAAGGCGATGGCGCACCTGCGTGCGCTCGGGCACCGGACCATCGCGTACGTCGGCGGACCGGCCATGTCCTGGTCGAGCCAGGAACGGCTCGCGGCAGCCCGCCTGGTCGCGGCCGAGCACGCCGACACCGAGCTGATCGACCTTGGCTCCTTCAAGCCCTACGTGTCCGGGGGCGTCGCTGCGGCGGACGTCCTCATCGCCAGCGGAGCGACCGCTGTGCTCGCCTACAACGACCTCGTCGCGCTCGGGCTCCTCGAGCGCCTGCGCCAGCGCGGCGTCGCTGTCCCCCACGACATCAGCGTCGTGGGCGTCGACAACATCCCGATGTCGGCGCTGAGCTCACCCGCCCTGACCAGCGTCGGGATCCCTCTCGTCAACTGCGGCCGGGCCGGCGTCGACATGCTCCTCGGTCTCCTCCGAGACCCTTCAGCGCCGGCGACGCACCACCACGACCTGTCGTTCCAGCTCGTGGTGCGCGAGTCGACCGGTCCCCTCGCGGCCGAGCGCGGCCTGCGAAGCACGGCCTGA
- a CDS encoding extracellular solute-binding protein produces MRISRPLQIVAGVAALGVVLAACSAPNSGATAKTPASTASGAATGAASDVPDKPSAPVSLHILDVAGNQKLTGPMVDEFVKTHPDIVSAVTWESAGAPDLVGTIKPQVDSKNLSVDLVMTGTDGLSAGVGQNLWTPIAADFADRLSNMKTYLDPAAKMQALAGDFGVVTTYYPSGPLMQYDPAVVKDVPKTPEALLAWAKANPGKFGYARPANSGPGRTFLMGLPYMLGDKGPSDPVNGWEKTWAYLKDLGQYVDNYPTGTGQVISNMADGTWSLIPTTTGWDINPRVLGTEPKTIEAAAFDKFTWVTDAHYAVVPKGQSADKMSAILQLLQYMLTPEVNAMAYDNGYFYPGPAVKGATLDKAPAASQTAIKDFGRDWYDALIEKMPKATPLTPANLVTAFDMWDREIGTGKYTVK; encoded by the coding sequence ATGAGAATCTCCCGACCACTTCAGATCGTCGCCGGTGTCGCGGCGCTCGGTGTCGTCCTTGCCGCATGCAGCGCACCGAACTCGGGTGCGACCGCCAAGACGCCGGCAAGCACCGCGTCCGGGGCAGCGACCGGGGCGGCGAGCGACGTACCGGACAAGCCGTCGGCTCCCGTCAGTCTGCACATCCTCGATGTCGCGGGGAACCAGAAGCTCACCGGTCCGATGGTCGACGAGTTCGTCAAGACCCACCCGGACATCGTCTCTGCCGTGACCTGGGAGAGCGCGGGCGCGCCCGACCTCGTCGGGACGATCAAGCCGCAGGTCGACAGCAAGAACCTGTCCGTCGACCTCGTGATGACCGGCACGGACGGCCTGTCCGCGGGCGTCGGTCAGAACCTGTGGACGCCGATCGCCGCGGACTTCGCCGACCGCCTGTCGAACATGAAGACCTACCTGGACCCCGCAGCGAAGATGCAGGCCCTGGCCGGCGACTTCGGCGTCGTCACCACGTACTACCCGTCGGGCCCGCTCATGCAGTACGACCCGGCAGTGGTCAAGGACGTGCCGAAGACCCCCGAGGCGCTGCTCGCCTGGGCCAAGGCCAACCCCGGCAAGTTCGGCTACGCACGTCCGGCCAACTCCGGTCCGGGTCGGACGTTCCTCATGGGTCTGCCCTACATGCTCGGAGACAAGGGCCCGAGCGACCCGGTGAACGGCTGGGAGAAGACCTGGGCCTACCTCAAGGACCTCGGCCAGTACGTCGACAACTACCCGACCGGCACCGGTCAGGTCATCTCGAACATGGCGGACGGCACCTGGAGCCTGATCCCGACGACGACCGGCTGGGACATCAACCCCCGCGTCCTCGGCACCGAGCCGAAGACGATCGAGGCGGCAGCCTTCGACAAGTTCACCTGGGTGACTGACGCCCACTACGCCGTCGTGCCGAAGGGCCAGAGCGCCGACAAGATGTCGGCGATCCTCCAGCTCCTGCAGTACATGCTCACCCCCGAGGTCAACGCCATGGCGTACGACAACGGCTACTTCTACCCCGGGCCGGCCGTCAAGGGCGCCACGCTCGACAAGGCGCCGGCAGCGAGCCAGACCGCGATCAAGGACTTCGGCCGTGACTGGTACGACGCCCTCATCGAGAAGATGCCCAAGGCGACTCCGCTCACGCCCGCCAACCTGGTCACGGCGTTCGACATGTGGGACCGCGAGATCGGTACCGGAAAGTACACGGTGAAGTAG